In Frankiales bacterium, the DNA window TCCGATTTTCAGTCGGACGCTCGTACCAACTGAGCTACCTGGCCGTCGCCGCCGCAGCGGCCCGCAGATCCTAGCCCAGCCACGTCGGCCACCCCCAAATCCCCATCTGGTCAGGCGAGGGCGAGCGGATCGGAGAGGACGGCGCGCAGGGGGGCCTGGGCGGCCCCGACGACCGCGGCGTCGCGGCCCAGGCGGGAGGCGGCCAGCCGCACCGGGGCCCACCGGGCCGAGAGCACGCGGCGCGCGACCACCTCGGCGACCCCGTCCTCCAGCCACGGGAACAGCGGGGCGAACACGCCGCCGAGCACCACGGTGTCGACGTCGAAGAGGTTCACCAGGGCGGCCACGCCGACGCCGAGCGACTCCGCCGCCTCGCGCAGCGCCGTCACCGCCCGCTCGTCGCCGCGCTCGAGCCGAGCGAGCAGGGGGCCGACGGCGTCCTCGCCGATGACCGGCTCCTCGCGGACCCCGGCGCGGCGCAGGATCCAGTCCAGGCCGGCCACCTGCTCGAGGCAGCCGCGCGCCCCGCAGCGGCACTCCGGCCCGTCCGGGGCCACGGTGAGGTGACCGAGCTCGCCGCCGAAGCCGCGGGTGCCCCGGTGCAGCCGGCCGTCGAGCACGACGCCGGCGCCGACGCCGACGTCGCCGTTGACGAGCACGAAGCTGTCGGCGTCGCCGTGGCCGCCGGACCACAGCTCGCCGAGCGCCGCGAGGTTGGCCTCGTTGTCGAGGATCACCGCGCCGGGCCAGGCGGTGACGGCGTAGCCGCGCAGCCGCTCGACCACCGCGACGTCGGTCCAGCCCAGGTTCGGCGCCAGGCGCAGGGTCTGCTCCCCCAGGTCCACCAGGCCCGGCACGGCGACGCCGATGCCGCGCACCGGCAGGCCCTCGTCGTAGGCGGCCGCCATGGCGTCGTCGACCAGGCGGGCGGCCGAGCGCAGCACGGCGCTCGGGGCGCGGTCGCGCTGGTCGCCGCTGCGGGCGACCCGGTGGCGCACGCCGCCGGCCAGGTCCACCACCACGGCGGCCAGGCCGTCGACGTTGACCTCCAGGCCGATCCCCGCGCCGCCGTCCGGGTTGAGGACGAGGTCGGTGCCGGGCCGCCCGACGCCGCTCGGGGCGCGCGTGCCGCGCTCGCTCACGAGCCCGGCGTCGAGCAGGCCGTCGACGATGCTGCCGACCGTGGCCCGGGTGAGCCCTGTGCGGGCGGCCACGCGCGCGCGGCTGAGCGGGCCGTCGGCCACAACGGAGCCGAGCACCAGCGCGGCGTTGTGGCGGCGCACGTCGGCCTGGTCGGTGGGACGGGGGCGCTCGTCGCGCAGCGGCCCCGCGGGACGCAGCGGAGCGGCTCCGGAGCCTGTCGACACGGCCACCCCCGGCGAGTATGTTTGGGCGCTGAACGAATAGTAGTGCATCGAGGACCAGGAGCCCGCCATGACCGCGTTTCCGGCACCGTCACCCGCCGACAAGTTCACCTTCGGGCTCTGGACCGTGGGCTGGCAGGCCCGCGACCCGTTCGGCGACGCCACCCGGCCCTGGCTCGACCCGGTCGAGTCGGTGCACCGGCTCGCCGAGCTCGGCGCCTACGGCGTCACCTTCCACGACGACGACCTGATCCCGTTCGGCGCCGACGCCGACGAGCGCGCGAAGGTCATCGCGCGGTTCAAGGACGCGCTCGCCGAGACCGGCATGCAGGTGCCGATGATGACCACCAACACCTTCACCCACCCGGTGTTCAAGGACGGCGCGTTCACCAGCAACGACCGCGACATCCGGCGCTTCGCCGTCCGCAAGATCATGCGCAACCTCGACCTCGCGGCCGAGCTCGGTGCGCACACCTACGTGTTCTGGGGCGGGCGCGAGGGCGCCGAGATCGACGCCGGCAAGAACGTGCGCGACGCGCTCTCCCGCTACAAGGAGGGCCTCGACCTCCTCTGCCAGTACGTGATCGACAAGGGCTACGGCATCCGGTTCGCCATCGAGCCCAAGCCCAACGAGCCGCGCGGCGACATCCTGCTGCCGACGATCGGCCACGCGCTGGCGTTCATCAACGAGCTCGAGCACTCGGAGATGGTGGGCCTCAACCCCGAGGTGGGCCACGAGCAGATGGCCGGGCTCAACTTCATGCACGGCATCGCGCAGGCGCTGTGGCACGGCAAGCTCTTCCACATCGACCTCAACGGCCAGCACGGCCCGAAGTACGACCAGGACCTCGTCTTCGGCCACGGCGACCTCATCAACGCGTTCTTCCTCGTCGACCTCCTCGAGAGCG includes these proteins:
- a CDS encoding ROK family protein is translated as MHYYSFSAQTYSPGVAVSTGSGAAPLRPAGPLRDERPRPTDQADVRRHNAALVLGSVVADGPLSRARVAARTGLTRATVGSIVDGLLDAGLVSERGTRAPSGVGRPGTDLVLNPDGGAGIGLEVNVDGLAAVVVDLAGGVRHRVARSGDQRDRAPSAVLRSAARLVDDAMAAAYDEGLPVRGIGVAVPGLVDLGEQTLRLAPNLGWTDVAVVERLRGYAVTAWPGAVILDNEANLAALGELWSGGHGDADSFVLVNGDVGVGAGVVLDGRLHRGTRGFGGELGHLTVAPDGPECRCGARGCLEQVAGLDWILRRAGVREEPVIGEDAVGPLLARLERGDERAVTALREAAESLGVGVAALVNLFDVDTVVLGGVFAPLFPWLEDGVAEVVARRVLSARWAPVRLAASRLGRDAAVVGAAQAPLRAVLSDPLALA
- a CDS encoding xylose isomerase, which translates into the protein MTAFPAPSPADKFTFGLWTVGWQARDPFGDATRPWLDPVESVHRLAELGAYGVTFHDDDLIPFGADADERAKVIARFKDALAETGMQVPMMTTNTFTHPVFKDGAFTSNDRDIRRFAVRKIMRNLDLAAELGAHTYVFWGGREGAEIDAGKNVRDALSRYKEGLDLLCQYVIDKGYGIRFAIEPKPNEPRGDILLPTIGHALAFINELEHSEMVGLNPEVGHEQMAGLNFMHGIAQALWHGKLFHIDLNGQHGPKYDQDLVFGHGDLINAFFLVDLLESAGYEGPRHFDYKPMRTEDITGVWASAAANMRTYIVLRERAKAFRADPRVQDALEASRVPGTGVATLAEGETYDDLAADVDATFDVEAAGQRGYHYAQLDQLALEHLLGTA